The following are encoded together in the Paludisphaera mucosa genome:
- a CDS encoding glycoside hydrolase family 71/99-like protein, with amino-acid sequence MGRSVLSTMILIPLLGCSPAGPAARAEDAPARPKILVHVMPWFESKAVSGRWGWHWTMGRFDPERLDAAGRREIASHVHPLIGPYDSADPDVLEYQTLLMKVAGIDGAIADWYGGEDVNDYAMIHRRTGALFDALGRRGLGFAVCYEDRVLKAMAEKGGWTPAQAVEHARTHLETCAADWFRRPGYATLDGRPLLLVFGPDYLTVPQWDAAFRGLSPAPAFFTLHERKPPALGAFAWPPMWASKDGVLGDEALDAYLDRFAKQDGPRIPAAFPGFHDIYAQAGVQPSHGFLDARDGATFRRTLDGALRSGTPYVQLVTWNDYGEGTAIEPTREAGYRELETLQGARRKLPGEPFAYRPADLRLPARIYGLRKRLPAADPARKNLDAAADALSAGDAAGAARRIAEAEAAAAHTTGRSG; translated from the coding sequence ATGGGTCGATCGGTCCTCAGCACCATGATCCTGATCCCTCTCCTGGGCTGCTCGCCGGCAGGCCCCGCCGCGCGGGCCGAGGACGCCCCGGCGCGGCCGAAGATTCTCGTGCACGTCATGCCCTGGTTCGAGTCGAAGGCGGTGAGCGGGCGCTGGGGGTGGCACTGGACCATGGGGCGGTTCGATCCCGAGCGGCTCGACGCCGCGGGCCGGCGCGAGATCGCCTCGCACGTCCATCCGCTGATCGGACCCTACGACTCGGCCGACCCGGACGTGCTGGAATACCAGACGCTGCTGATGAAGGTCGCGGGGATCGACGGCGCGATCGCCGACTGGTACGGCGGCGAGGACGTCAACGACTACGCCATGATCCATCGCCGGACCGGAGCCCTGTTCGACGCGCTCGGACGACGCGGCCTGGGCTTCGCCGTCTGCTACGAGGATCGGGTGCTGAAGGCGATGGCCGAGAAGGGGGGCTGGACGCCCGCGCAGGCCGTCGAGCACGCGCGGACGCACCTCGAAACGTGCGCCGCCGACTGGTTCCGGCGGCCCGGCTACGCCACGCTCGACGGCCGGCCGCTGCTCCTGGTCTTCGGGCCCGACTACCTGACGGTGCCGCAATGGGATGCGGCCTTCCGGGGCCTGTCGCCGGCCCCGGCCTTCTTCACGCTCCACGAGCGCAAGCCGCCCGCCCTGGGGGCGTTCGCCTGGCCGCCGATGTGGGCGTCGAAGGACGGCGTGCTGGGCGACGAGGCCCTCGACGCCTACCTCGACCGCTTCGCCAAGCAGGACGGCCCCAGGATCCCGGCCGCCTTCCCCGGCTTCCACGACATTTACGCTCAGGCCGGCGTGCAGCCTTCGCACGGATTCCTCGACGCCCGCGACGGCGCGACCTTCCGCCGCACGCTCGACGGGGCGCTGCGTTCCGGGACCCCGTACGTCCAGCTCGTCACCTGGAACGACTACGGCGAGGGGACCGCGATCGAGCCCACGCGCGAGGCCGGATATCGCGAGCTGGAGACGCTCCAGGGGGCCCGCCGCAAGCTCCCCGGCGAGCCCTTCGCCTACCGGCCCGCCGACCTGCGGCTCCCCGCGCGGATCTACGGGCTTCGCAAGCGACTGCCCGCCGCGGACCCGGCCCGCAAGAACCTCGACGCCGCGGCCGACGCCCTCTCGGCCGGCGACGCCGCCGGGGCCGCGCGACGGATCGCCGAGGCGGAAGCCGCCGCCGCTCACACGACCGGCCGCAGCGGGTAG
- a CDS encoding YqjF family protein, giving the protein MPHEIDRIAPTLRPDGRTAMRQRWAELLFLHWPVPVEAVRPLIPDALEIDAHDGVAYVGLVPFTMTGIRYSWAPAVPGTSRFHEVNVRTYVHLEGRDPGVWFFSLDAANALAVRVARRFWSLPYHFARMSLTRGADEIAYRSDRLWPGPTPAGCDLAYRPEGTPGASAPGSLEHFLAERYVLYATHRGRLFSGRVHHEPYPLQPARVLRLEESLVAAAGLPRPADVAPLAHYASEVRVRIYPLRPVV; this is encoded by the coding sequence ATGCCGCACGAAATCGACCGCATCGCCCCGACGCTCCGTCCCGACGGCCGCACGGCCATGCGTCAGCGCTGGGCGGAGCTGCTCTTCCTGCACTGGCCGGTCCCGGTCGAGGCGGTCCGGCCGCTGATCCCCGACGCGCTGGAGATCGACGCCCACGACGGCGTCGCCTACGTCGGGCTGGTGCCGTTCACGATGACCGGCATCCGCTATTCCTGGGCCCCGGCGGTCCCGGGGACGTCGCGGTTCCACGAGGTCAACGTCCGCACGTACGTCCACCTTGAGGGCCGCGACCCCGGCGTCTGGTTCTTCAGCCTCGACGCCGCGAACGCGCTGGCCGTGCGGGTCGCGCGGCGGTTCTGGAGCCTGCCGTACCACTTCGCGCGGATGAGCCTGACGCGCGGGGCCGACGAGATCGCCTACCGTTCCGACCGCCTCTGGCCGGGGCCGACCCCCGCCGGCTGCGATCTGGCCTATCGACCCGAAGGGACGCCCGGCGCGTCGGCCCCCGGATCGCTCGAACATTTCCTGGCCGAGCGCTACGTCCTCTATGCGACGCACCGCGGCCGCCTGTTCTCGGGCCGCGTCCACCACGAGCCCTATCCGCTCCAGCCGGCGCGCGTGCTGCGGCTCGAAGAGTCGCTCGTCGCCGCCGCGGGCCTGCCGCGCCCGGCCGACGTCGCCCCGCTCGCGCACTACGCGAGCGAGGTCCGCGTCCGCATCTACCCGCTGCGGCCGGTCGTGTGA
- a CDS encoding RNA polymerase sigma factor: MTPDPRSLRDEILVLKHRLGDASAFDELMRRWEPRLLYYLRRLVPQEADAWDALQRTWLAAFRDLSRLEEPKALRAWLYRVARNQAASHLRAESARRGSVEDVDPDDLVDTSWTPDPDDAEAVHAALAILSLPHREVVALHFLEQMPLREIAEVVGAPVGTIKSRLHHARRLLRRALESHEPEGGRIHEPR, encoded by the coding sequence ATGACGCCCGACCCCCGATCCCTGCGCGACGAGATCCTGGTCCTGAAGCATCGCCTCGGCGACGCGTCGGCGTTCGACGAGCTGATGCGGCGGTGGGAGCCCCGGCTCCTCTACTACCTCCGACGCCTGGTCCCCCAGGAGGCCGACGCCTGGGACGCGCTCCAGCGCACCTGGCTGGCCGCCTTCCGCGACCTGTCGCGGCTGGAGGAGCCGAAGGCCCTGCGCGCCTGGCTCTACCGCGTGGCGCGGAACCAGGCCGCGAGCCACCTCCGCGCCGAGTCCGCCCGCCGGGGATCCGTCGAGGACGTCGACCCCGACGACCTGGTCGACACGTCCTGGACGCCCGACCCGGACGACGCCGAGGCCGTCCACGCCGCGCTCGCGATCCTGAGCCTGCCTCATCGCGAGGTCGTCGCCCTGCATTTCCTGGAACAGATGCCCCTGCGCGAGATCGCCGAGGTGGTCGGGGCGCCCGTCGGGACCATCAAGTCCCGGCTCCATCACGCCCGGCGACTCTTGCGACGCGCCCTCGAATCCCACGAGCCCGAAGGAGGCCGGATCCATGAGCCCCGATGA
- the pilM gene encoding type IV pilus assembly protein PilM: protein MAKIQSVWAIDIGQAALKALKLVPGADAEHVTAEAFDFIEYPKLLSQPDAEPEELVREALATFTDRNDLKGCRVAIAVPGQAGLVKFIKLPPVEKKRIPDIVKFEAKQQIPFALDEVVWAYQQIGDDEEEGGDDDFTMAEVGLFAMKRDQIARAILPLTVAGIEVDVVQMAPIALYNYITYDQIKGSGSKDSVVLLDIGADNTDLIITDGVRIWQRNVPIGGNHFTRALTKEMKLTFAKAEHLKRNATKAPDPRAIFTAMRGVFNDFASEINRSIGFYSSINRTAKIRKVVGLGNGFKLPGLQKFLQQNLNQEVEKVDAFQRLEGEEVKAAPQFQDNLASFAVAYGLALQGVGRSALRTNLLPPEIERVRMIRAKKPWALAASALIMLGLSSLFVLGDYRALAKISTPQFKSAVDQATGVSKNGASIKSGLDAAKSSWQAKYDEGKALIIDPSNKGMWPAFLKTVSSYFPDPVSEYNLKADNPKDEYLIEKLGVHIDKIMPVWRTDLAVDWFDALNPLYKRLMHPYDAANPPSGEGWVVQIVGHHYNPYPTTPDQQRLAQASPDDPKRVDFGPYEFLVRKVLRKLNSPSLRLYGVTHIALAWMSSDKTWTSEKGSATNNLASRTVPLLDRAAPPEDAEGGGAMGGMMGSSAMGGMMGSGMMGRRGGRGEMGGMGPMGGMMGSGGMMGSGGMMGGMEGGMGMPGMMGRGAMGGAMDADAKKNIRTLTRTDFLIQFVWQPPTPSDEDKAKTPEELLEARKAQLQEVIGKMSEAEKGNSAVTIPVEADIEKASSKESDAIDSAINKALSTPPPAAKGAPAAPAGKEAPAAKGAPAAKPEAAAPKA, encoded by the coding sequence ATGGCGAAGATCCAGTCCGTCTGGGCGATCGACATCGGCCAGGCCGCGCTCAAGGCGCTCAAGCTGGTCCCCGGGGCCGACGCCGAGCACGTCACCGCCGAGGCGTTCGACTTCATCGAGTACCCCAAGCTCCTCAGCCAGCCCGACGCCGAGCCCGAGGAGCTGGTCCGCGAGGCCCTGGCGACGTTCACCGACCGCAACGACCTGAAGGGGTGCCGCGTCGCCATCGCCGTCCCCGGGCAGGCGGGCCTGGTCAAGTTCATCAAGCTGCCGCCGGTCGAGAAGAAGCGGATCCCCGACATCGTCAAGTTCGAGGCCAAGCAGCAGATCCCCTTCGCCCTCGACGAGGTCGTCTGGGCCTACCAGCAGATCGGCGACGACGAGGAGGAGGGGGGCGACGACGACTTCACCATGGCCGAGGTCGGCCTCTTCGCCATGAAGCGCGACCAGATCGCCCGCGCGATCCTGCCCCTGACCGTCGCCGGCATCGAGGTCGACGTGGTCCAGATGGCCCCGATCGCCCTCTACAACTACATCACCTACGACCAGATCAAGGGGAGCGGGTCCAAGGACTCGGTCGTCCTGCTCGACATCGGGGCCGACAACACCGACCTGATCATCACCGACGGCGTGCGGATCTGGCAGCGGAACGTGCCGATCGGGGGCAACCACTTCACCCGGGCGCTCACCAAGGAGATGAAGCTCACCTTCGCCAAGGCCGAGCACCTCAAGCGGAACGCCACCAAGGCCCCCGACCCCCGCGCCATCTTCACCGCCATGCGGGGCGTGTTCAACGACTTCGCCAGCGAGATCAACCGCTCGATCGGCTTCTACTCGAGCATCAACCGGACGGCCAAGATCCGCAAGGTCGTCGGCCTGGGCAACGGCTTCAAGCTCCCCGGCCTCCAGAAGTTCCTCCAGCAGAACCTCAACCAGGAAGTCGAGAAGGTCGACGCCTTCCAGCGGCTCGAGGGCGAGGAGGTCAAGGCCGCTCCCCAGTTCCAGGACAACCTGGCGTCGTTCGCCGTCGCCTACGGCCTGGCCTTGCAGGGGGTGGGCCGCTCGGCCCTGAGGACGAACCTCCTGCCCCCCGAGATCGAGCGCGTCCGCATGATCCGGGCCAAGAAGCCCTGGGCGCTGGCGGCCTCGGCCCTGATCATGCTGGGCCTCAGCTCGCTGTTCGTCCTGGGCGACTACCGCGCCCTGGCCAAGATCTCCACGCCCCAGTTCAAGTCGGCCGTCGACCAGGCGACCGGCGTCTCCAAGAACGGGGCCTCGATCAAGAGCGGGCTCGACGCGGCCAAGTCCTCGTGGCAGGCCAAGTACGACGAGGGCAAGGCCCTGATCATCGACCCGTCCAACAAGGGGATGTGGCCGGCGTTCCTCAAGACCGTCAGCAGCTACTTCCCCGACCCGGTCTCCGAGTACAACCTCAAGGCCGACAACCCCAAGGACGAGTACCTGATCGAGAAGCTGGGCGTGCACATCGACAAGATCATGCCGGTCTGGCGCACCGACCTGGCCGTCGACTGGTTCGACGCGCTCAACCCGCTCTACAAGCGGCTGATGCACCCGTACGACGCCGCCAACCCCCCCTCGGGCGAGGGCTGGGTCGTCCAGATCGTCGGCCACCACTACAACCCCTACCCCACCACCCCCGACCAGCAGCGGCTCGCCCAGGCCAGCCCGGACGACCCCAAGCGGGTCGACTTCGGCCCGTACGAGTTCCTCGTCCGCAAGGTCCTCCGCAAGCTCAACTCGCCGTCGCTGCGGCTCTACGGCGTCACCCACATCGCCCTGGCCTGGATGAGCTCCGACAAGACCTGGACCAGCGAGAAGGGGAGCGCCACCAACAACCTCGCCAGCCGCACCGTCCCCCTGCTCGACCGCGCCGCCCCCCCGGAAGACGCCGAGGGCGGAGGCGCGATGGGCGGCATGATGGGCTCCAGCGCGATGGGCGGCATGATGGGCTCGGGCATGATGGGCCGCCGCGGCGGCCGCGGCGAGATGGGCGGCATGGGCCCGATGGGCGGCATGATGGGCTCCGGCGGGATGATGGGTTCGGGCGGGATGATGGGCGGCATGGAAGGCGGCATGGGGATGCCCGGGATGATGGGACGTGGCGCCATGGGCGGCGCCATGGACGCCGACGCCAAGAAGAACATCCGCACCCTCACCCGCACCGACTTCCTGATCCAGTTCGTCTGGCAGCCCCCGACCCCCAGCGACGAGGACAAGGCCAAGACCCCCGAAGAGCTGCTGGAGGCCCGCAAGGCCCAGCTCCAGGAGGTCATCGGCAAGATGAGCGAGGCCGAGAAGGGGAATTCGGCCGTCACGATCCCGGTCGAGGCCGACATCGAGAAGGCGTCGAGCAAGGAATCCGACGCGATCGACAGCGCCATCAACAAGGCCCTGAGCACGCCGCCCCCGGCCGCGAAGGGGGCACCGGCCGCTCCGGCCGGGAAGGAAGCCCCGGCGGCCAAGGGGGCCCCGGCCGCCAAGCCCGAGGCCGCCGCACCCAAGGCCTGA